The Amycolatopsis sp. QT-25 genomic sequence CTTACGCGGTTTCCGCTTCACGACGACACCACCCCAGAACGCCAGGCCGGTGATCTTCACCGTCGGCGCGGTCGGCGGCGCCGGGGGCGTCCCGGCGCGATCCTCCAGCTCGAAGGCACCCATGAAGCCGATTCCGGTGACGTCCACGTTGATGTCGTCGGGCACGATGATGTCGATCCCGCCCATGATCGCGACCGCGGTGATCGTCGAATGCTTCTCGGCGAACCGCGCGTGCCGCAGATCGAGCTCGGCGCCGCCCCAGAACGCGAAGCTGTTGTGCTGCGAGGGAACGACCCAGCTGCCCTTGCGCGACGCGCCGGACATGACGGCGATCGACGCGCCGGAGCCCGGATGCCCGCCGATGCGATCGTCGGGCAGGCCGAGCGCGCGCGACGCGGACGGCTGGATCGCCGAACGGGACTGCGGCAGATCCGCGGTGACCGGCTTGAGGTCGCCGACGGTCTTGGCCGCGTAGACGATGGTGAGCCGTTCCTCCAGCTCGTTGATGGTGATGCGCCCTTCGGACATCGCCGCGTGCAGCACCTGCGCGACCTGCTCACGGTCGGCGTCGGAGATGCGCATCTGTTCGGGGCCCGGCAGGGCCGGCTCTTCACTCACCCGCAGGAGCCTAGCGCCGACGGGAAGGCCGAGCGTCCGACTTGTGGTCGACACTGGCATCATCCGGTGATGGGGAACGCACTACCCGGCGCCCTGGAGCTGCCGGATGGGATGAAGGTACGTGGACGGGGCCTGGGTCGTCCCTGGCCAGAGGGACCTTCACCGGAATTCGGACTGTATTTGGGCGGCGCGAAGCTGCGCCGCAAGCACGAGCACAAAATGGACTGGGAACGGGCGTGGATCCGCTGGCCCGACTTCCTCCTGCCGGCGGACTGGGCGGAGGCGCGGCACCGGATCGTCGACCTGCACACCCGGGCGGCGGCGGGCGAAGCCGTCGAGGTCGCCTGTTACGGCGGAGTGGGGCGGACCGGCACGGTGCTGTCCTGTCTCGCCACCCTTTCCGGGCTGAGCGCCGACGAGGCGGTGGCGTGGGCGCGGGCCAACCACGACAAGCGTTCGGTGGAGATGCCCTGGCAGCGCCGTTGGGTCGGGTGGTTCGCGCGGCAAAACCGACGGCTAAATTGACCGGCATGGATGTGCACGTCGTTGATCACCCGCTGGCCAAGGCCAGGCTCTCCACCATGCGCGACGCGCGCGCCGACAGCGCCGCCTTCCGCGCGGCGCTGCACGAACTGACCGTCATGCTGGTCTACGAAGCCACCCGCGACATGCCTGTGCGGATCGAACGGATCCACACGCCGGTGGCCCGCACCGACGGCTACGCGCTGGCGAGCCCGCCGTTGCTGGTGCCGGTGCTGCGCGCCGGGCTCGGGATGGCGGATCAGGCGCACAAGCTGATCCCGGACGCCCAAATGGGTTTCGTCGGCCTCGCCCGCGACGAGGAGACGCTCAAGCCGACGCCGTACCTGGAGTCGCTGCCCGAATCGCTCGCCGACCGGCCGGTGATGGTGCTCGACCCGATGCTCGCGACCGGCGGCTCGATGGAGTACACGATCCGGCTGCTCACCGATCGGGGCGCCACCGACGTCACCGCCATCTGCGCGCTCGCCGCGCCCGAGGGCATCGAGCACCTGGAGAAGACCGGGCTGCCGCTGCGGGTGGTGACCGCGAGCATCGACGAGCGGCTGAACGATTCCGGCTTCATCGTGCCGGGCCTCGGGGACGCGGGGGACCGGCAGTACGGGGCCGTCTGACCCGCCTTCACCGCCGGTCACTCTCTACGGATCGCGTTCTGCCCGCTAAACGCGACGCGCTCACCGGGGGACGGGTCGCAAGAGTCCGTGAAGGTCTCCTTGAGGGACTCTGGGTCCCTCAAGGAGACCTTCACGGACTGTCGACCGACGTGAACGCGCCGCCGGGCCAGCGCAGTCGGCCGGCCGGACCGCGTTCAGCCCGCTAAACGCGGCGCAGCCAGCCCGAGGCGTTCGCCCGCAGCGCGGTTTCGTAAGCGGTGCTCACGGTGAACTTCTCCGGCAGGTTCCCGTTCAGCTCCAGCGACACCAGCCCGTGCACGAAGCCCCAGCACGCCACGGTGACGACCTCGGGCGGCAGGTCGGCGAAGACGCCGTCGGCGATGGCCTCGCGGATCGTCTCCTCCAGCGGTGCCATCGTGGCGCGAGCCTGCTCGGCGGTCTCGTTCGCCGGTTCGAAACCCGGTACCGACTTCGTGAACATGATCGCGTAGAGATGCGGATCGGCCAGCGCGCTTTCCCGGTACGCGACGCCGAGCCGCACGAGGTCCTCGACCGGGTCGCCGCTCAGGGTGACCCGGGACATCCGGACGCCGAAGCGCCGGAAGCCCTCGGCGAAGAGGGCACCGACGAGCTCGGTCTTCCCGCCGAAGAGTGAATAGACCGCGGTGGTGGACGTGCCGACGTCGGCGGCCAGTTTGCGGAGACTCAGTGCCTTCGGGCCGTCGGCCGAGATGAGCTCACCGGCGCGGTCCAGTAGTTTCAGCCGGAGACTCTCGTCGTGCGTCTTGGGGCGGGGCATGCCGGCCAGGGTAACGCAACGCTGTTATCAATCGCTCGGATTCGCGGTTGACCTGGAGCGCACTCCAGGTCGTAGTGTCGTTCGCATGAGCTACTCGATAGCGGAAGCCGCGCGACGTAGCGGACTGTCCATCGACACTCTCCGGTACTACGAGCGCATCGAACTCGTCGAGCCCCCGGCGCGGGACGCCGCGGGGCGCCGCGCCTACACCGACGACGACCTCGGGTGGCTGGGGTTCCTGACCAAGCTGCGCTTGACCGGCATGCCCATCAAGCGGATGCGGGAGTACGCCTCCCTGCGCCACCACGGGGCGGCGAGCGCGGGGCGGCGCAAGGCGATCCTCGTCGACCAGCGCGAATCGGTCGCCGACCGGATCGCCGAGTTGCAGACCTGTCTCGACATCCTCGACTACAAGATCGACCACTACGACCAGGTGGAGCGCAAGGTGCTCGGCACCGGTGCCACCGTGGAGGGAATTTCAGCGTGATCAGCACCAGAAGGCTCGGCGGCCTGGAGGTCGGGGCGCAGGGGCTCGGTTGCATGGGGATGAGCCAGGCTTACGGCGTCCGCGACGACGACACGGAGTCGATCGCCACCGTCCACCGCGCCCTCGAACTGGGCGTGACCCTCCTCGACACCGCGAACGTCTACGGCGCCGGAGCGAACGAGGAGCTGGTCGGCCGCGCGATCGCGGGCAAGCGGGACCAGGTCGTGCTGGCGACCAAGTTCGGCATCGTGTGGGACAAGGACGGTGGGATGTCCGCTCGCGGTGACGCGGCGTACGTCAAGCAGAGCTGCGAAGAGTCGCTTCGACGGCTGAACGTCGACCACATCGACCTCTACTACCAGCACCGGGTCGACCCGGACACGCCGGTCGAGGAGACCTGGGGCGCGCTCGCGGAGCTGGTGAGCGAGGGGAAGATCCGCTACGCCGGGATCTCCGAAGCCGGTGCCGGCACGATCCGTCGCGCGCACGCGGTCCACCCGGTGACGGCGCTGCAGAGCGAATGGTCCCTGTGGACTCGCGGCATCGAAGGCGAGATCCTCTCGACCGTCCGCGAGCTGGGGATCGGCGTCGTGCCGTTCTCGCCGCTGGGCCGCGGTTTCCTCACCGGCAGCGTGACGTCGGTGAAGGACCTGCCGTCGGACGACATGCGCCGCGGGCTGCCCCGGTTCGCCGAGGGCAACTTCGAGCGCAACATGGCGATCGTCGAGGCGCTGCGCGCGCTGGCCGAGCGGAAGGGCGTCACCGCCGGGCAACTGGCGCTGGCCTGGGTGCAGGCCCAGGGCGACGACGTCGTGCCTATCCCGGGCACCAAACGCCGCAAGTACCTCGAAGAGAACGCCGCCGCGGCGGAGCTGGAACTGTCCGAAGCGGACATCGAGGCCATCGAAAAGGCCGCGCCCGCCGAGGCGATCGCCGGTGAGCGTTATCCCGAGCGGTTCGCCCGCGCCGCCGGTAAGTGACACCGAAAGAAGGGCGAGAGAGATCATGACGGGTTCCACCCTGCCCACACGCGGGCTCGGCACGCTGGAAGTCGGCGCGCAAGGGCTCGGCTGCATGGGCATGAGCGAGTTCTACGGCCAAGGTGACGACACCGAATCGATCGCGACGATCCATCGCGCGCTCGAACTGGGCGTCACCCTGATCGACACCGCCGACATGTACGGTTTCGGCCGCAACGAGGAACTGGTCGGCCGCGCGCTGGCGGGCAAGCGGGATCAGGTCGTGCTGGCGACCAAGTTCGGCATCGTGCGTGACGAGGCCGATCCCTCGAAACGCGGGATCCGGGGCGACGAGTTCTATGTGCGCCAACAGGTCGAGGCGTCGCTTCGCCGGTTGAACGTCGATCACATCGATCTCTACTACCAGCACCGCGTCGACCCGGACGTGCCGATCGAGGAGACCGCGGGCGCGCTGTCGTCGCTGGTCGAACAGGGCAAGATCCGGCACGTCGGGCTGTCCGAGGCCGGTCCGGAGACGATCCGGCGCGCGCACGCCGTGCATCCGGTGACGGCCGTGCAGACCGAGTGGTCGCTGTGGTCGCGTGACATCGAGAACGAGGTCGTCCCGGTCTGCCGTGAGCTCGGTATCGGACTGGTGCCGTATTCCCCGCTGGGCCGCGGTTTCCTCACCGGCCGCTTCAAGTCCAAAGAGGACTTCGCGGAAGGCGACTTCCGGCAGACGACGCAGCCGCGCTTCGCCGAAGGCAACCTGGAGCGGAATCTGGCGATGGTCGAGGCGCTGCGCGCGCTGGCCGAGCGAAAGGGCGTCACCGCCGGGCAGCTCGCGCTGGCCTGGGTGCAGGCGCAGGGTGAGGACGTCGTGCCGATCCCGGGGACCAAGCGGCGTAAGTACCTCGAAGAGAACGTCGCGGCCGTCGGTCTGAAGCTGACCGCCGAGGACGTGGCGGCGATCGAGGAGGCGGTACCGGCCGACGCGGTCGCGGGGGAGCGCTACCCGGAAGCGGCCATGCGCCTGCTGTCACGCTGAACACGGCGAAGCCGGCGCCCGGTCAGGGGCGCCGGCTTCGCCGTGTCAGAGCAGGGAAGTGACCGCCGGGACCACGCCGTCGAGGGCCACCGTCCGCTGCTCGCGGGTCTCGAGACCGCGGACGGTCACGTTCCCGGCGTCCCAGTCCTCCTGGCCGACGATCACCACGGCCCGCGCCCCGGCCTTGTCGGCCCGGGTGAGTTCCTTGCCCAGCTTGCGGAGTTCGACGGGTGTCGACGTGCGCAGACCGGCCTTCCGCAGCCGTCCCGCGACCGCGCGCGCGGCGTCCGTGAGTTCCTCGACCACCGGGATCACCGCGACATCGACCTCACTGCGCGGCTTCGGGGTGAGGCCGTGGGTGTCGAGGAAGTCGATCAGCGTGACGTCGCCCATGCCGAAGCCGATCCCGGGGATCTGCTGCGACGTGAACAACGACGCCAGGTCGCTGTACCGGCCGCCGCCGAAGAGGGCACGGCGGTTCTCCGGCGAGGTGTCGAAGACCTCGAACACGGTCGACGTGTAGTACGCGAGCCCGCGCACGATCATCGGGTCGAAGGTGATCAGGTCCGCGGCGCCGCTGTTGAGCACCTTGACCAGGTTCGAGTTCTCCTTGACCTGCTCCGGCAGCTCGTCGAGCAGAGCCGCGCCGGACGACAGGGTCTCGGTCAGCTTCCGGAACTGCTTGTCGGTCAGCCCGATCTCGGCCGCGAGGTCGCCGAGTTTCGTCCGCTCCGACTTCTCCCAGCGGTCCACCAGGGTGAACACCCGCGGGAGCTGCTCCGCGGTCACGCCGACGATGTCGGTGAGCGCCGACGAGAGCAGGTTCCGGTCGTTGGCCCGCACCTGGAACAGGTCCGGGGTCGCCCCGAGCGCGCTCATCATGTCGTGGACGAGCTCGAAGATCTCGATCTCGCAGTTCGCGCTGTCCGAACCGAAGATGTCCGCGTTGATCTGCCAGTGCTCGCGGACCCGGCCACGTTGCGGCCGCTCGTAGCGGTGGCAGTTCGGGTGGCTGTACCAGCGCACCGGGAACTGCAGCGACTTCGCGTTTCCCGCGATCATCCTGGCGACCGACGGCGTCATCTCCGGGCGCAGCGCCAGCCGCTCGCCGCCCTTGGTGGTCAGCGTGTACAGCTGCTGGTCCGCGATCTCCTGTCCGGACTTCCGCTCGTAGATCTCGGCGGGTTCGAGGATCGGCCCGTCGTAGCGGAGGAAACCGCGCAGTTCGAGCACGTCGTAGAGATGACCGAACACCTGCGTCCGGACGGACATCTCGGCGGGCAGGAAGTCGCGGGTCCCCTTGGCGGGGGCTGTCGGCAGGTATTCAGGCACGTCAGCAAGCTTAACGAGCCGTTTCCACCGCTTTCCTCAGGGGAAGGCCACGCCGTACGCGGCGGTCGGATCCGCCGCCCAGGCAGGACGGCTCCGGGGTGCTAACCCGAAACACCACTCACGACCACTCCGCGCGCAAGGACCAGCCGGACGTTCCGGAGCGCGGAAAGATCGGCGAGCGGATCGCCGTCCACCACCAGCACGTCGGCGCTCAGGCCCGCGGCGAGCCGCCCGGTCACGTCGCCGAGGCCGAGGCCGGCGGCGCTGTCCTCGGTCGCGATCTCGAGGATCCGGCGTCGTCCGAAACCGAGCCATTCGTAGAGTTCGAGAGCGCCGACGGGGTCGTCGAAGACCGAACCGGGCAACCCGGCGTCCGTCCCCGCCAGGAGTGGGACGCCCAGTTCCTCCAGCCAGGAGAGGCGGCCGTAGACGGTCTTCGCGAGTTCCTCGCCCATGCGCTCGGCCAGCATTCGCCAGTTGCGGCTGCTCGTCGAACACGCCGCGATACCCTCGGCCGCCATCCGGCGGGCGACGTCTTCGCGCCTGTCCTGCCGCTGCGGCCCGGTCAGCCACGTGCAGTGCTCGATGGTGCGGACGCCCGCCTCGACCGACGCTTCGATCGCGTCGGCGCCGTGGGCGTGCGCCGCGACCGGAAGCCCGTGGCGCGCCGCGTGTTCGACGATCACGCGCAGCGCCCGGACGTCGAACTGCGACTCCCACATGTCCGCGCCGCCCTCGGTGATCTGGCCACCGCTGGCCATCACCTTGATCACGTTCGCGCCGGCGGCCGCGTCGGCGTCGATCAGAGCCCGGATCGCGGCGTCGTCCGCGACCTCGCCACCGAAGAAATGGCAGTGTCCACTAGGGACGGTCAGCGGAGTGCCCGCCGTCAGCAGACGGGGAGCGGCGACCCGTTCAGCCGCCAGCTCCGCGCGGACCCGCGCGCCCAGCGCGTCGCGATCTCCGAGGTCTCGCACCGTCGTGACGCCGCTGCGCAACAGCTGTCCCAGCCGGTCTTTGGCACCTGCGCGCAGCGCTTCGTCTTCGCTCGCCAAGAAGTTCGGCAACATCTCGTGCGTGGCGTCGAACGCTAGGTGCACGTGGGCGTTGAACAGCCCGGGCAGCAAGGTGGAGCCCGGGAAATCGAGCCTTTCGGCGTCCGGTGCCGCCCGCGGGGCGACTTCGGCGCGAAGACCCGCTGCAAGGACGCGGTCACCCTCGACGAGAACGGCGCCGTCTTCGAGAGGTGTGCCCGGGCGCGGCAGGATCCGGCTCGCCGTCACCAGCAACTGCGCTGTCATGGTGTGCTCCCGGAGACGGCGGCGGAGAGGGCGAGCAGCGGCCGCACGTCGGATTCGATGTCCGCGGCGCCGCCGGGAAGCACGAGCTTCGCGCGCCCGTCGGTCTCTTCACCCGCCGTCTGCCGGGCGATCGCCGTCTTCAGCGCCTCCGCGGCCGCGCGGGGATCGTCGGCGGCGAGCGCGGTCAGATCGGTGTCCAGATAGGGGCTCAGCTGGACGAGCCCGTCGCGGATCTCGATCACGCGGCGGTAGTACCGGCGGTGGACGGTGCGCGGGCGCCACCGCTCCCACCGTCCCTGCGGCGTGGTCCGGAGCACGATGTTCGGGTAGACCCCGGCCAACGCGGTCCACAACGGGGTGAGCTCGTCGTGGTGGCGCTGGTGCTGGCGGCGGCGTCGCAGCGCGGCGAACCGCGCGCGGACACCCGGATAGGTGACCCCGGCGAGGAAGAGCACGCTTCCGAGGAGCACCAGCGGAACGGCGACGGTGAGCAGAAGCGGGATCGACGGCCCGAACGCCCACGCGATCACGATGTACAGCGCGCGGAAGACACTGCCCACCGCAAGGCAGATCAGCCCGGCGGCACCGAGTTTCAGCCCGGTCTTCAGATGCCGGTCCGCCGCGCGGACGTACCGGAAGATCCACCAGGCGCAGGCGGCGAGGCCGTAGATCAGGTAGCTCCCGGCGCCCAGGTAGAACAACGCCACGCCGGGCTCGTGCACGAGCTTCGGGCTCAGCGCGAGCCCTCGCACCCCCGGCGGGGTGATGGCCATCGCGACCAGCATCAGCGCGATCGCGCCGGAGAGCGGGATCAGCTCGAAGAGCACCCGTCCCGGCCGGCGCGGTCCCAGCTCGGAACCGAGGAACACGATCAACAGCGCGCACACCCCGATGGCGAGCAGGATGTTGTTGACCAGGCGTCCGGTGCCTTTGCCCGTCAGCCCGTCCAGCCAGCCGGAGACCACCTTCTGCTGGGCGAGGAAGGAGCCGGCGACGCAGACGATCGTGACCGTGATCGCCCAGTTCGGCAGCCGCCGGGGCGCCCGGTACGTCTGGTAGATCCGCCAGGCGAGCGCGGTCGCGAACAACACCATCGCCACGACGTTGAGCGGGGAGAACAGCGAATTCACAGCCACCCTTGATGGTCGCCCAGCGCGCCTTGGACACGGCGGACGTCATCGTCGTCGGCGCGACGGGGAATCGTGTAGTTCAAGACCGACGCCCATTCGAGGATGATGGTCGCCACGGTCTCGGCTTCCCATTCGTGCGCCTCATCGTAGGAGGTGCGGCGTAAAGCGCGGTGTACCGCGTCGCTGTCCAGACCGGTGGCCGGGCCGCGCAGGAAATCGGCGGGTTCGGCGTCGCCGCCGGGATGGTGATCGGCGAGCATGTGCCCGAGTTCGTGCAGGATGATGTGGTCTTGATGAGACTTCGTGGTCTCCTGCTGGAAGAAGATGTAGTCCGCCGAACCGGTGGCGATCCAGCAGCCGAAGGGACCCGGCACCTCCAGCGGATACGGCATCAGCCGGATCGGCCTGCCCCGCTGCTCGCCGAGCCGCTCGCAGAGCACGCCGACGTCGAGCGGTGGTTCGATGTCGAGCTTGTTCAGCATCTTGCGGCAGCGTTTGCGGAGTTCCCGTTCCTTCATCGGCTTTCGCCCGGCTGGTCGCGTTCGGCGCGTTCGTACCGTTCGACGAGTTCCAGCAGGTCCATGACCTGACGCCGGCCTTGCGGGGAGAGTTCCTGCGCGCGCATGGCCATGAGCTTCGCCTCTCCGACGGGGTGCGGTTCCTGATCTTCGAAGAAGTAGGTGATCGGTACCCCGAACAGTTTCGCCAGCGCTTCGACGTAGTGGATCTTCGGATTGACGCGTTTGCCCGTGGCGAGCTGCTGGAGGTACGCGGGCGACATGGTGGGCCCGCCGGCGCGATCGATCGCCGCGGACAGCTCGCGATAGCTGTGCGGGGCGCCTTCGTTCGCGCGCGCCGAATCGATCAGCGCGCTCAGTTTCTGGGCGAAGGTCTGGTACGGCGACATGACCCCCCATCCGTTCCAAGGTCCTGTTCCGTGGTCGGAGTGTAACGCGATCCGTCCTGTCCGCAGCTGTTGACAGGCTATGTATGCAGTGGTTTACAGTTGTCAAGCGGTTTCGTTCCGTGTTTCGGCCTCTCGCTCCGGAATCCGTGCCCTGGGGGTGCACGGACACCGGAGTGAGAGGCGTTTTTCCGGGCGGGTGCACAAGATCGTGCCGGATGTAGTACGCTTAGGCAGCCAAGGTTGATCGCCGTCACGGCGAACCCTTGGCCTAGGCCTGTTGCCGGAGGTCGACCCCCAGGGCTTCCGGTGACAGGCCCCTTACTTTTACAGGGCAATTCGTCATCTGGTCGCGTATGCGCGACCAGATGACGAATTGCGTGGAGGGATCAGGGCATGAGCGTGGCGGCCAGGGTGCCGCCCAGTTCGAAGCAGGCTTTCAACTCCGCTTTGCCCGGTTTTCCGGTGACGAGCACCGGAGAAGCCGCGCTCTCCCAGCCGAGTCCGGTGGTGATGCCCTCGATTCCGCGCACGGTGCCCGAGGTGTCGTTGTCGCCGTGCACGAAGAACCCGAACGGCCGTCCGCGCGTGGAATCCAGGCACGGGTAATAGACGGTGTCGAAGAAATGCTTCAGCGCGCCGGACATGTAACCCAGATTCGCCGGGGTGCCGAGCAGGTAGCCATCGGCATCGAGGACGTCGGGCACGGTCGCGCCCAACGCCGCGCGGCGCACCACGTCGACGCCCTCGATGTCCGGATGGTTCGCGCCGGAGAGCACGGCCTCGAACATCTCCTGCGTCGAGGGCGACGGCGTGTGGTGGACGATCAGCAACCTCGGCACGTCAGGTCAGCCGGGACTCGATGTCGGCCCGGACCGCGGCCAGGCGTGCGTCCGCCGCGGCGCGTGCGTTGGCGAGATCGCCGGACACCGGCTCCTTCACCTGGAGATACGCCTTCAGCTTCGGCTCGGTTCCGGACGGCCTGATGACGACGCGCAGGCCTTCGCCGGTCAGGCGGAGGACGTCGGCGTCGGGCAGGAGGTCTTCCATCGTGACGTCGCCGCCGCCCAGCGACGCCGGGGGAGCGCCGCGCAGCCCGGCCATCAGCCGCTCCCGCACCGACAGATCGGTGACCCGTAGCGAGACCTGATCCGTCACGTGCACTCCGTGCTTCACGGCCAGTTCGTCGAGGACGTCCAGCGGTCCGCGGCCCGCCGCGCGCAGGGAAGCGGCCAGCCCCGCGGCGAACACGGCGGCGGAGATGCCGTCCTTGTCGCGCACGAAACCGGGGTTCACGCAGAGACCGAGCGCCTCTTCGTAGGCGAACACGAGGCCTTCGCCCGCGCGGACGAGCCATTTGAAGCCGGTCAACGTCTCCGCGTAACGCGCTCCGAACTCCTTCGCGATCTCGCCGAGCATCGACGAGGACACGATCGTCGTGGCCACCAGCGGATCCGTGCCGACGGTTTTGTCCACAGTGGACAGAATGTGCCAACCGAGCAGAACACCGGTTTCGTCACCGCGCAGCATCCGCCACGAACCGTCCCGCTCGCGCACGCCCAGCGCGCAGCGGTCGGCGTCGGGGTCGAGCGCGATCGCCAGCTCCGCGTCCACTTCGGACGCCAGCGCCAGCAACAGATCCGTCGCGCCCGGTTCCTCCGGATTGGGGAAGGCGACCGTCGGGAAGTCGGGATCGGGCGTGGCCTGCTCCGCGACCAAGTGGAGATCGCCGAAACCGGCGCGGTCGAACGCCGCGCGCAAGGTGTCCGCGCCGACGCCGTGCAACGCCGTCGCGGCGACCCTGACTTCGCGCTCCGGGCCGCGTGGCAGAAGCGCGACCTTCGCGAGATACGCGTCGCGGAGCTCGTCGCCCAGCACCTCGGCGCCCGGCTCCCGCGGCACGCTGATCGCCGGGAGGGCGGCTTCGATGGCCCGCTCGATCTGACCGTCCGAGGGCGGCACGATCTGGCCGCCCGAGGCGTCGTAGAGCTTGTAACCGTTGTCGGCGGGGGGATTGTGCGACGCGGTGATCTGGATCCCCGCGACCGCGCCGAGTTCCAGGACGGCGAACGCGAGCACCGGGGTGGGCAGCGGACCGGGGAGCACCTTCACCACGAATCCGGCGGCCGTCAGCACCTCGGCGGCGGCCTTGGCGAAGGCTTCCGAACCGTGCCGCGCGTCGCGGCCGACCACCACGACCCCGCCCGGATGCCCTTGCGCGACCAGCCAGGCCGCGACCCCGGCCGTCGTCCGGGTGACGACCGCGACGTTCATCCCGTTGGGGCCCGCCCGCACCGGGCCGCGCAGCCCGGCGGTGCCGAATTCGAGCGGGCCGGCCATCCGGTCCGCGAGTTCGTCCGCCGCACCGGCTTCGCCGCCCATCGCGCGGGCGAGGATGTTCTGCAGTTCGACGCGGGAATCGTCGTCCGGATCGTCGGCGATCCAGCGGAAGGCCCGATCCCGGAGATCCGAGGTCAAGGAAGTCGTCACCGAGTCAGCCTACGGGTACGTTGGGGAGGGTGCGCTTGATCTTCACTTCTCTGGTGA encodes the following:
- a CDS encoding phospho-sugar mutase — protein: MTTSLTSDLRDRAFRWIADDPDDDSRVELQNILARAMGGEAGAADELADRMAGPLEFGTAGLRGPVRAGPNGMNVAVVTRTTAGVAAWLVAQGHPGGVVVVGRDARHGSEAFAKAAAEVLTAAGFVVKVLPGPLPTPVLAFAVLELGAVAGIQITASHNPPADNGYKLYDASGGQIVPPSDGQIERAIEAALPAISVPREPGAEVLGDELRDAYLAKVALLPRGPEREVRVAATALHGVGADTLRAAFDRAGFGDLHLVAEQATPDPDFPTVAFPNPEEPGATDLLLALASEVDAELAIALDPDADRCALGVRERDGSWRMLRGDETGVLLGWHILSTVDKTVGTDPLVATTIVSSSMLGEIAKEFGARYAETLTGFKWLVRAGEGLVFAYEEALGLCVNPGFVRDKDGISAAVFAAGLAASLRAAGRGPLDVLDELAVKHGVHVTDQVSLRVTDLSVRERLMAGLRGAPPASLGGGDVTMEDLLPDADVLRLTGEGLRVVIRPSGTEPKLKAYLQVKEPVSGDLANARAAADARLAAVRADIESRLT